A region from the Paenibacillus humicola genome encodes:
- a CDS encoding DUF3889 domain-containing protein: MTIKWKLALCLALLLGLMPVSAGRITAASTAAQPEYAKWGRMAMQETQKRYQADIVDYKHLGRRQEQPGVLSESFRLLLDRNGSRFGVTVSIWFERDTERVVQIRFTEE, translated from the coding sequence GTGACGATAAAATGGAAGCTTGCGCTCTGCCTTGCTTTATTGCTCGGTCTGATGCCGGTCTCCGCGGGACGGATAACGGCGGCATCTACAGCCGCACAACCGGAGTATGCCAAGTGGGGCAGAATGGCGATGCAGGAAACGCAAAAACGATATCAAGCCGATATCGTCGACTATAAGCATTTGGGCCGGCGGCAGGAGCAGCCCGGCGTGCTGTCGGAATCGTTCCGGCTGCTGCTGGATCGGAACGGGAGCCGGTTCGGCGTTACCGTCAGCATCTGGTTCGAACGGGACACCGAGCGCGTCGTGCAAATCCGGTTTACGGAGGAGTGA
- a CDS encoding heavy metal translocating P-type ATPase, producing the protein MNVEGTAILDLHIQGMSCTACAVRIEKAVGKMPGVSGVSVHYAGRSANIRFSPENVAPSAIIERIGQLGFSAAPLGSDHGSEGEIASLKLRFFFSALLTLPLLWTMAHHYELLQGLPMPSLLQHPLLQFALAAIVQFGLGMPFYFGAYYAVRERTANMDVLVTVGTTAAFLYSYYAMLSGGALYFETSAVVITAVLLGKLLEASASGRVMRESAGFDALQAQEAVVIRSGVREQVPASQLRRGDRLVALPGKPIAADGIVEEGTAPVDESLVTGESMPTAKGPGDPVYAGTFVTAGELHIRAESIGADAMLGRMAALARAAQSTKSSIGRKVDRMAAVFVPVMLALSLGTMLLWLTALKPADIKAASVHALAVLLAACPCALGLAAPLSLVLASGKLLRRGIVLREAGALERLAQLDTLVLDKTGTLTEGRPVLTGMAAVDGKTNTLLRMAAAAEAGAAHPFAAVIGEAAAKAGIAAPAAGSFRSVPGRGVEAEVEGRRVEVGSAAFGAERGWAPGRVLEQFARRREEAGETVVYVALDGRCAGALAFADPVKRSARAAVARLADERIRVLMATGDHPAAAVHAGRQAGIAAVHAQMLPEQKEALIRSMQREGRVVGMAGDGWNDAPALAAADVGFAMGNGTEAALRAGHLTLIRSRLTGVCEAVLIGRLTVRNIRQNLAFAMLYNAVVIPFAALGGLEPWMAGTAMALSSVSVVGNALRLNRRLNRAILQSERLSV; encoded by the coding sequence ATGAACGTGGAGGGAACGGCTATACTCGATTTGCATATTCAGGGGATGAGCTGTACGGCTTGCGCGGTCCGAATTGAAAAAGCGGTCGGCAAAATGCCGGGAGTATCCGGCGTTTCGGTCCATTATGCGGGCCGTTCGGCCAACATCCGCTTTTCTCCGGAAAACGTCGCGCCTTCAGCCATCATCGAGCGAATCGGACAGCTCGGATTCTCGGCGGCTCCTCTCGGTTCGGACCACGGGAGCGAAGGGGAAATCGCCTCGCTGAAGCTCCGCTTCTTCTTTTCGGCGCTGCTCACGCTTCCTCTGCTGTGGACGATGGCGCATCATTATGAGCTGCTGCAGGGACTGCCGATGCCCTCGCTGCTTCAGCACCCGCTGCTGCAGTTTGCGCTTGCCGCAATCGTGCAGTTCGGGCTCGGCATGCCGTTTTATTTCGGCGCGTATTACGCGGTCCGGGAACGGACGGCCAATATGGACGTGCTTGTAACCGTCGGTACAACGGCCGCTTTTCTGTACAGCTATTACGCCATGCTCAGCGGCGGAGCGCTCTATTTTGAAACGTCCGCCGTCGTCATTACGGCGGTGTTGCTTGGCAAGCTGCTCGAGGCGTCGGCATCCGGGCGCGTGATGCGCGAAAGCGCCGGCTTCGACGCGCTGCAGGCGCAAGAAGCGGTTGTGATTCGGAGCGGTGTGCGCGAGCAGGTGCCGGCGTCGCAGCTGCGCCGGGGCGACCGGCTTGTCGCCTTGCCGGGTAAGCCGATTGCGGCCGACGGCATTGTAGAAGAAGGAACGGCGCCGGTGGACGAATCGCTTGTGACCGGCGAAAGCATGCCGACAGCGAAAGGTCCGGGCGATCCGGTTTACGCCGGCACGTTCGTAACCGCCGGGGAGCTGCACATCCGCGCCGAGTCGATTGGCGCCGACGCCATGCTGGGCCGGATGGCGGCACTGGCGAGAGCCGCGCAATCGACGAAATCGTCGATCGGGCGCAAGGTGGACCGCATGGCCGCCGTCTTCGTGCCGGTCATGCTTGCCCTGTCGCTCGGTACGATGCTGCTCTGGCTGACGGCCCTGAAGCCCGCCGATATTAAGGCGGCCTCCGTGCATGCGCTTGCCGTGCTGCTCGCCGCCTGTCCGTGCGCGCTCGGACTCGCGGCGCCGCTGTCGCTTGTGCTCGCCTCGGGCAAGCTGCTGCGCCGGGGCATCGTGCTTCGCGAAGCCGGCGCGCTCGAACGGCTAGCACAGCTCGATACGCTGGTGCTGGATAAAACCGGAACACTGACGGAAGGCAGGCCTGTCCTGACCGGCATGGCCGCGGTTGACGGCAAAACGAACACGCTGCTGCGAATGGCGGCGGCTGCGGAAGCGGGCGCCGCACATCCTTTTGCAGCGGTGATCGGTGAAGCGGCCGCCAAAGCGGGAATCGCAGCGCCGGCAGCCGGAAGTTTTCGCTCCGTCCCCGGACGCGGCGTGGAAGCCGAGGTCGAAGGCAGGCGCGTCGAAGTCGGCAGCGCGGCCTTCGGCGCGGAGCGGGGCTGGGCGCCCGGACGAGTTTTGGAACAGTTCGCCCGGCGGAGAGAGGAAGCCGGCGAAACGGTCGTGTATGTCGCGCTCGACGGGCGATGCGCGGGGGCGCTTGCGTTTGCCGATCCGGTGAAGCGATCGGCCAGGGCGGCCGTCGCCCGGCTTGCGGATGAGCGCATCCGCGTGCTGATGGCAACGGGCGACCACCCGGCGGCTGCCGTTCATGCGGGCCGGCAGGCCGGAATCGCCGCCGTGCACGCCCAAATGCTCCCGGAGCAGAAGGAAGCGCTGATCCGCAGCATGCAGCGCGAAGGCCGGGTGGTCGGAATGGCCGGCGACGGATGGAACGATGCGCCGGCGCTTGCCGCCGCCGACGTCGGCTTCGCGATGGGAAACGGGACCGAGGCGGCGCTGCGGGCCGGCCATCTGACGCTGATCCGGTCGAGGCTGACCGGCGTATGCGAGGCGGTGCTGATCGGCCGGCTGACAGTCCGCAACATCCGGCAAAATCTCGCTTTCGCGATGCTGTATAACGCGGTCGTCATTCCGTTCGCCGCCTTGGGCGGATTGGAGCCGTGGATGGCGGGAACCGCGATGGCGCTCAGCTCCGTATCGGTCGTCGGCAACGCGCTGCGGCTGAACCGCCGGCTGAATAGGGCGATCCTGCAATCGGAACGTTTGTCCGTATGA
- a CDS encoding RicAFT regulatory complex protein RicA family protein, whose translation MANEQAAANAMEQSRDQEHNHEHEHGGCSVPSFNTEDIIVRADIMAKTKELAEMLYTAEEIQQFKRAEQQIQSNMRVQGLIAQIKKKQKELVAFETTFKNEEMVAKIEKEIEALQDELDNIPIVTEFQQSQADINYLLQTVVAVIRDTVAEKITVEGAAAPEPENCSD comes from the coding sequence ATGGCTAACGAACAAGCGGCGGCGAATGCGATGGAGCAGAGCCGCGATCAGGAGCACAATCATGAACACGAACACGGCGGATGCAGCGTCCCGTCGTTTAATACCGAGGATATCATTGTACGCGCCGATATAATGGCGAAGACAAAGGAGCTTGCGGAAATGCTGTATACGGCGGAGGAAATTCAGCAGTTCAAGCGCGCCGAGCAGCAAATTCAGAGCAACATGCGCGTACAGGGCCTGATAGCTCAAATCAAGAAAAAGCAGAAGGAGCTCGTCGCCTTCGAAACGACGTTCAAGAACGAGGAAATGGTCGCCAAGATCGAGAAGGAAATCGAGGCGCTGCAGGATGAGCTGGACAACATTCCGATCGTCACCGAGTTCCAGCAAAGCCAGGCGGATATTAATTATTTGCTGCAAACGGTCGTGGCGGTCATCCGCGATACGGTCGCCGAGAAAATTACCGTTGAAGGCGCGGCCGCGCCTGAGCCCGAGAACTGCAGCGACTGA
- a CDS encoding DnaJ family domain-containing protein yields MDAFSRIAEERIREAMARGEFDNLPGAGKPLELEELSHVPEDLRLSYKLLKNAGAIPPELQLAKELATLHDLIALCKTEADREPLRKQLSEKRLRFRMFMESQGLGSTEAFRQYERQIRSRLEEEGEE; encoded by the coding sequence ATGGATGCTTTCTCGCGAATCGCCGAAGAACGGATCCGGGAGGCGATGGCCCGCGGCGAATTCGACAATTTGCCTGGAGCCGGAAAACCGCTTGAGCTGGAAGAATTGTCCCATGTTCCGGAGGATCTGCGCCTGAGCTACAAGCTGCTCAAGAACGCGGGCGCCATTCCGCCAGAGCTGCAGCTGGCCAAAGAACTGGCGACGCTGCACGATCTGATCGCCTTGTGCAAAACCGAGGCGGACCGGGAGCCGCTGCGCAAACAGCTGAGCGAGAAAAGGCTTCGTTTTCGAATGTTTATGGAGTCGCAAGGCTTGGGGAGCACGGAAGCGTTTAGGCAGTACGAACGGCAAATCCGCTCCCGGCTTGAAGAAGAAGGAGAGGAATGA
- a CDS encoding heavy metal-binding domain-containing protein gives MIFTTTPTIEGRPITEYFGVVTGEAIMGANIVRDLFASITDIVGGRSGAYETKLKEARDVAFSEMSSQASRLGANAIVGIDVDYEVIREGMLMVAVSGTAVRVSG, from the coding sequence ATGATTTTTACGACTACGCCGACGATTGAAGGGCGGCCGATCACCGAATATTTCGGCGTCGTGACGGGGGAAGCGATTATGGGCGCCAACATTGTGCGCGACCTGTTCGCCTCGATTACCGACATTGTCGGCGGCCGATCGGGCGCATACGAAACCAAGCTGAAGGAAGCGCGCGACGTCGCGTTCAGCGAAATGTCAAGCCAAGCGTCCCGGCTCGGCGCGAATGCGATCGTGGGCATCGACGTCGATTATGAAGTGATCCGCGAAGGTATGCTGATGGTAGCCGTCAGCGGCACCGCGGTGCGGGTTTCGGGATAA
- the lepB gene encoding signal peptidase I — protein sequence MEEEPIKRPAKRWVRELREWVISLAIAVTVSLLIQNYAFAQTKVLNVSMQRTLFDGQRLIEDKISYHFEHPHRGDIVIINGPESDKRLIKRVIGLPGDVLDFRNGLVYVNGKKLDEPYVKGQTFSNGLQLPYTVPANKVFVMGDNRENSMDSREIGPIALSSIEGRAVFRLWPLNKFGELH from the coding sequence ATGGAAGAGGAGCCGATCAAACGGCCGGCAAAACGGTGGGTCCGCGAGCTTCGCGAATGGGTTATTTCGCTGGCTATTGCCGTGACCGTCAGCCTGTTGATTCAAAATTACGCTTTTGCGCAAACGAAAGTGCTAAACGTGTCCATGCAGCGCACGCTGTTCGATGGACAGCGGCTGATCGAGGACAAAATCTCGTATCATTTCGAGCATCCGCACCGCGGCGACATCGTCATCATTAACGGTCCGGAAAGCGATAAACGGCTGATTAAACGGGTAATCGGCCTGCCGGGCGACGTGCTCGATTTTCGGAACGGCCTCGTTTATGTGAACGGCAAGAAGCTGGACGAGCCTTACGTGAAAGGACAGACGTTTTCGAACGGGCTTCAGCTGCCGTATACGGTTCCGGCAAATAAAGTGTTCGTGATGGGAGACAACCGCGAAAACAGCATGGACAGCCGCGAAATCGGTCCCATAGCGCTGTCCAGCATAGAAGGCCGCGCCGTATTTCGCCTATGGCCGCTGAACAAGTTCGGCGAGCTTCATTAA
- a CDS encoding rhodanese-like domain-containing protein: protein MTLMEEMMASELETRLRQGEKLNLIDVRERDEWQSGHIEEARNIPLSEFVGRLGELHADGEDEPIYVICRSGGRSAKACDYLAAQGYSVVNIVGGMLSWPGDVVEGD, encoded by the coding sequence ATGACGCTCATGGAGGAAATGATGGCGAGCGAGCTGGAAACGAGGCTGCGCCAAGGGGAAAAGCTGAACCTGATCGACGTGCGGGAGCGCGACGAATGGCAGTCCGGCCATATTGAAGAGGCCCGGAATATTCCGTTGTCGGAGTTTGTCGGCCGGCTCGGCGAGCTGCATGCGGACGGCGAGGACGAACCGATCTATGTGATTTGCCGCAGCGGCGGCAGGAGCGCCAAGGCGTGCGATTATTTGGCGGCGCAGGGGTACAGCGTGGTCAATATCGTCGGCGGAATGCTCAGCTGGCCGGGAGACGTGGTCGAAGGCGATTGA